A region from the Medicago truncatula cultivar Jemalong A17 chromosome 6, MtrunA17r5.0-ANR, whole genome shotgun sequence genome encodes:
- the LOC25496696 gene encoding subtilisin-like protease SBT4.3, translated as MRLTMDRSSIGLLLLLVSITSFSVTCCYSASEDDLMQTYIVYTGNSIKDESSSLLLHYENLLQQVVDSNQMPKPILQHYKRSFNGFVANLTKKEADRMAGLDGVVSVFPNKKRKLLTTKSWDFIGFPQNVQRENYESDVIVGVIDSGIWPESESFNDKGFSPPPSKWKGTCQTSDVPCNNKLIGAKYYISFYDEPSSEEYLDSPRDSNGHGTHTASIADGNLVSMVSMLGLAQGTIRGGVPSARVAVYKVCWSKHCYDANILAAFDDAIADGVDILSVSLSSNENEDSIYFRDGLSIGSFHAMKHGVLTIFAAGNAGPHPSSLRNFSPWAVVVAASTLDRKFVTKIKLGDNRTYEGVSLNTFDLEGKLYPIIYGGDAPNKLAGYNRHQSRNPIATIFKSNELLDTLAPVVASFSSRGPSNATLEILKPDLIAPGVDIIASWPARSPISENLGENRKLEFNIMSGTSMSCPHVSGAAAYLKSFHPTWSPAALRSALMTTAKQMSPKNNHCAEFAYGAGQIDPVKAVNPGLIYETNEGDYIRLLCGQGFNETVLQLITEETISCSEIGYATARDLNYPSFALKAPHPKHYLSGSFKRTVTNVGLAMSTYRSIVTSHEGLNISVNPSVLTFTSLGEKQTFVLAVNGRMKNYLESAYLIWDDGRFQVRSPIVIFDERAEKGKGAKSYCIHYIYIVILNLLFYIIIV; from the exons ATGCG CTTGACAATGGATAGATCATCTATTGGTCTTTTACTTCTCCTCGTCAGCATTACTTCATTTTCAGTGACATGTTGTTATTCGGCTTCTGAAGATGATCTAATGCAGACTTATATTGTATACACTGGAAATAGCATCAAAGATGAATCTTCTTCATTGCTGCTACACTACGAAAATTTGCTACAACAAGTTGTTGACAG CAATCAAATGCCAAAGCCAATACTTCAACACTACAAGAGGAGTTTCAATGGATTTGTCGCAAATCTAACAAAGAAAGAAGCTGATAGAATGGCTG GACTTGATGGGGTGGTGTCTGTTTTCCCGAATAAAAAGCGAAAACTCCTTACAACCAAATCATGGGATTTTATTGGCTTTCCGCAGAATGTGCAAAGAGAAAACTATGAAAGTGATGTTATCGTTGGTGTAATTGATTCTGGAATTTGGCCAGAGTCCGAAAGTTTCAACGATAAAGGTTTCAGTCCACCACCATCCAAATGGAAGGGCACGTGCCAGACTTCTGATGTTCCCTGCAATAA TAAATTAATCGGAGCTAAGtattatatatctttttatgATGAACCCTCGAGTGAAGAATATCTTGATTCACCAAGGGATTCAAATGGCCATGGAACTCACACAGCATCAATTGCAGATGGGAACCTTGTTAGCATGGTGAGCATGCTAGGTCTTGCACAAGGAACAATAAGAGGAGGAGTTCCATCTGCACGCGTTGCTGTGTATAAAGTGTGTTGGTCTAAACACTGCTACGATGCAAATATTCTCGCCGCATTTGATGATGCAATTGCAGATGGGGTTGATATATTATCAGTCTCACTTTCATCAAATGAAAACGAAGATTCTATCTATTTCAGAGATGGATTGTCCATTGGATCATTCCATGCTATGAAACATGGAGTGCTGACAATATTCGCAGCAGGGAACGCGGGCCCACATCCTTCATCCCTACGAAATTTTTCACCCTGGGCCGTTGTTGTGGCTGCTAGTACGTTAGATAGGAAGTTTGTTACCAAGATCAAATTAGGTGACAATAGAACTTATGAG GGTGTCTCTTTGAACACATTTGACCTCGAGGGGAAACTATATCCAATTATCTATGGTGGAGATGCACCAAATAAACTAGCAGGCTACAATCGTCACCAATCCAG GAATCCAATTGCAACTATATTCAAGAGCAATGAGTTATTAGATACTTTGGCACCTGTTGTTGCTTCTTTCTCATCAAGGGGTCCAAGCAATGCCACACTTGAGATTCTTAAG CCGGATTTAATTGCGCCTGGAGTAGACATTATAGCAAGTTGGCCCGCAAGATCTCCTATTTCTGAAAATCTTGGTGAAAATAGAAAGTTGGAGTTCAACATTATGTCTGGAACATCAATGTCCTGCCCACATGTGTCAGGTGCAGCAGCATACCTTAAATCATTTCATCCTACATGGTCACCTGCAGCTCTCCGTTCAGCTCTAATGACAACAG CCAAACAAATGTCTCCAAAAAATAACCATTGTGCTGAATTCGCTTATGGAGCCGGTCAAATTGACCCTGTAAAGGCAGTGAATCCTGGCTTAATATACGAGACAAATGAAGGAGACTACATACGTCTTTTATGTGGTCAAGGTTTCAATGAGACAGTTTTACAACTAATCACAGAGGAAACAATCAGTTGCTCTGAGATCGGATATGCGACTGCAAGGGACTTAAATTACCCTTCATTTGCTCTCAAAGCCCCACACCCCAAACATTATTTAAGTGGAAGCTTCAAAAGGACCGTTACAAATGTTGGATTGGCAATGTCAACATACAGATCAATTGTGACATCTCATGAAGGTCTCAACATTTCAGTGAATCCTAGTGTTCTGACATTCACTTCACTAGGAgaaaaacaaacatttgttCTCGCTGTAAATGGAAGAATGAAAAATTATCTTGAGTCAGCTTATTTGATTTGGGATGATGGTAGGTTTCAAGTGAGGAGCCCCATTGTTATATTTGATGAGAGGGCAGAGAAAGGGAAGGGTGCCAAATCATATTGTATACATTACATCTATattgtaattttgaatttactattttatattattattgtataa
- the LOC120580883 gene encoding uncharacterized protein — protein sequence MKTLAENKEWELFMDVLALMIYGVVLFPSVDDMVSLAAIGVFINYKCERQNPVHAVLADVFYTLNVCRKKTGKRMLCCLSVLYVWMCGHIFQREYKYIDPFYMWLFKPSDLKYCPIVDLKLLGLKSYNAREWAKILVELKDGKVRWYPNWGEVDKVLYRCGEFTNVPLVGTRGCVNYNPSLALRQFAYPMIGPPPKESYTPFTAEPTDFAMLKRIHRAWDEVVYIGKELGPRSCGEGRGYKKWVQDRVALIKLPFQMPSNLGEAASIDPTENLEVKEIKLKLAKVEAEKSSLEDELIDVRSDYKALQFENGEMARSMEQTHKRGRIENKYLCRTKVCLRAANKELGLRNAEKNKVVRENQQLKAAQLEMKKHLKTLKRQLSEQSAKYEEMKKKMNKGDC from the coding sequence ATGAAAACCCTAGCCGAGAATAAAGAATGGGAATTATTCATGGATGTGTTGGCATTGATGATTTATGGTGTGGTGCTTTTTCCTAGTGTTGATGATATGGTTAGTTTAGCTGCAATAGGAGTCTTCATCAATTATAAGTGCGAACGTCAAAACCCAGTGCATGCAGTGTTGGCGGATGTGTTTTATACCTTGAACGTTTGTCGTAAGAAGACGGGTAAGCGAATGTTATGTTGTCTGTCTGTTCTCTATGTCTGGATGTGTGGTCATATTTTTCAAAGAGAATACAAATATATTGACCCATTCTATATGTGGCTCTTTAAGCCTAGCGATCTTAAGTATTGCCCTATTGTTGACTTAAAGTTGCTAGGCTTAAAGAGCTACAATGCTAGAGAATGGGCTAAGATCTTGGTCGAACTAAAAGATGGAAAAGTGCGTTGGTACCCAAACTGGGGAGAAGTAGACAAAGTGTTGTATCGGTGTGGCGAGTTCACTAATGTACCGCTTGTAGGAACAAGGGGCTGTGTCAACTACAATCCATCTTTAGCGTTACGTCAGTTTGCTTATCCGATGATAGGACCACCACCTAAGGAATCATATACTCCTTTCACCGCGGAACCGACAGATTTTGCAATGCTAAAGAGAATCCATCGAGCATGGGACGAAGTAGTCTACATAGGAAAAGAGTTAGGGCCAAGAAGTTGCGGGGAAGGGAGGGGATATAAGAAATGGGTTCAAGATAGAGTGGCTCTTATCAAACTTCCATTTCAAATGCCAAGCAACCTAGGAGAGGCAGCTTCTATTGACCCAACGGAAAATTTAGAAGTCAAAGAAATTAAGTTGAAGCTAGCAAAGGTTGAAGCAGAAAAAAGTTCACTAGAAGATGAATTGATCGATGTTCGTTCGGATTATAAAGCATTACAATTTGAGAATGGAGAGATGGCACGTTCAATGGAGCAAACACATAAAAGAGGAAGGAttgaaaacaaatatttgtgtAGGACTAAGGTCTGTTTGAGGGCAGCAAACAAAGAGCTGGGACTTAGAAATGcagagaaaaataaagttgttaGAGAGAATCAACAATTAAAGGCAGCCCAACTAGAAATGAAGAAGCATTTGAAGACTCTTAAGAGACAATTGAGTGAGCAATCTGCTAAATATGAggagatgaaaaagaaaatgaacaaaGGAGATTGTTGA